The following coding sequences lie in one Miscanthus floridulus cultivar M001 chromosome 9, ASM1932011v1, whole genome shotgun sequence genomic window:
- the LOC136480070 gene encoding uncharacterized protein → MYRWAQTILVPVDRNYPRVSQKLGEYAPWFDGCICAIDGAHIKVEVNQEAKADFFNRKGEISINICAIVDMDGRFSYVGAGKAGACHDMAVLKDCQANEWFPHPPTGRYYLADEGYMESQGYMTPFRNTRYHMNDFRGVELEMLEREEKFNYIHSRLRNPLPETIALVKDIAAEYVTDLCIFF, encoded by the exons ATGTATAGGTGGGCACAGACTATACTAGTTCCAGTAGATAGGAACTACCCACGAGTCAGCCAGAAACTTGGTGAATATGCACCATGGTTTGATGGGTGCATATGTGCTATAGATGGTGCCCACATAAAGGTTGAGGTTAATCAGGAAGCCAAAGCTGACTTCTTCAATAGGAAAGGAGAAATTTCAATTAATATTTGCGCCATTGTGGATATGGATGGCCGCTTCTCCTATGTGGGTGCCGGGAAGGCGGGGGCATGTCATGACATGGCGGTCCTAAAAGACTGTCAGGCCAACGAATGGTTCCCGCATCCACCCACAG GACGCTACTACCTGGCAGACGAGGGATACATGGAGAGTCAAGGATACATGACTCCTTTCCGGAATACAAGGTACCATATGAACGACTTTAGGGGCGTAGAGTTGGAGATGTTAGAACGTGAGGAGAAATTTAACTACATTCACTCGAGGCTGCGCAAT CCACTTCCAGAAACTATTGCACTTGTGAAGGACATTGCTGCTGAATATGTCACTGACCTG TGTATATTCTTCTAG